A stretch of the Nitrospirota bacterium genome encodes the following:
- a CDS encoding DUF4149 domain-containing protein, with protein sequence MREILLTVFTWIHLLSAVVWIGGIFFILFVALPSAKKTLEQPGKLMGAIGKKFVPMANISILLIFITGIFMTLSSHTFSDFVSLNSLWSQTLFAKVLTALVMASIHFYRGLVLTPKIERLTVEGSSSGKIKELQRLSLNLVKTNLVLGMIVLFLTGMFSVYRVY encoded by the coding sequence ATGCGTGAAATTCTGTTAACAGTGTTTACATGGATACACTTATTATCAGCAGTTGTCTGGATAGGCGGAATATTTTTCATTTTATTTGTTGCCCTTCCCAGTGCTAAGAAAACCCTTGAACAGCCAGGAAAACTCATGGGTGCTATTGGGAAAAAATTTGTGCCAATGGCAAACATCAGCATCTTGCTTATCTTTATAACTGGAATCTTTATGACTCTATCGTCGCACACTTTCTCTGACTTTGTCTCTCTTAACAGCCTGTGGTCACAAACACTATTCGCAAAAGTTTTAACAGCATTGGTAATGGCGAGCATTCATTTCTACAGGGGGTTAGTCCTGACACCTAAGATTGAACGGCTGACAGTAGAAGGTAGTTCTTCTGGAAAGATAAAAGAGCTACAGCGATTATCTTTAAATCTGGTCAAGACCAACCTTGTTCTGGGTATGATAGTTCTCTTTCTGACAGGAATGTTCTCGGTATACCGGGTTTACTAA
- a CDS encoding pyridoxamine 5'-phosphate oxidase family protein: MSYKDVLVFAKENPVCFLATMDGDQPHVRAFLSVFFDDDKIYFTTGAMKNVFKQLSKNPKVEICYCSQDFSRMMRITGEFEIIDDRAKKQKLIDERDYLKRFKADDPQFILLRLSHGKARFWTLANNLRENELNIIEF; the protein is encoded by the coding sequence ATGTCTTACAAGGATGTTTTGGTCTTTGCAAAAGAAAATCCAGTATGTTTTCTTGCCACGATGGATGGAGATCAGCCCCACGTCAGGGCATTTCTTTCAGTATTCTTTGATGATGATAAAATTTATTTTACGACAGGTGCTATGAAAAATGTTTTTAAACAATTGAGCAAAAATCCGAAGGTAGAGATCTGTTACTGTTCTCAGGATTTCAGCAGAATGATGCGCATTACAGGCGAGTTTGAAATAATCGATGACCGTGCAAAGAAACAGAAATTGATTGACGAGAGGGACTATCTCAAGAGATTTAAGGCTGATGATCCGCAATTTATTCTCTTAAGACTCTCACATGGCAAGGCGCGCTTCTGGACACTGGCAAATAACCTGAGGGAGAATGAATTAAACATTATAGAGTTTTAA
- a CDS encoding metalloregulator ArsR/SmtB family transcription factor, whose protein sequence is MKLEAESFKVISVESRVKIIELLKGGPLSVNTIAEALGISQSAVSQHLRVLKQAGLVADERKGYHIYYSLNKDKLNKYQQELIKVCTCGCEHGRRKHISETKEALLEYRKRLEKEIKQIEKRIAEIEKERK, encoded by the coding sequence ATGAAGCTTGAGGCAGAGTCTTTCAAGGTTATTTCGGTAGAAAGCAGAGTAAAAATTATTGAACTGCTCAAGGGAGGGCCGCTTTCTGTGAATACGATAGCTGAGGCATTAGGTATCAGCCAATCTGCAGTATCGCAGCACCTTCGCGTGCTAAAACAGGCGGGGCTGGTTGCAGATGAAAGAAAGGGCTATCACATCTACTATTCACTAAATAAGGATAAACTCAACAAATACCAGCAGGAATTAATAAAGGTCTGCACCTGCGGATGCGAACATGGCAGGAGAAAACACATTTCGGAGACAAAAGAGGCCTTATTGGAATATAGAAAGAGGCTTGAGAAAGAAATAAAACAGATAGAAAAAAGAATTGCAGAGATTGAAAAAGAGAGAAAGTAA
- a CDS encoding DUF5320 domain-containing protein has product MCQGNISVDLKKSCGCEPESDKGIPNKEELLTQLKEYKRNLESELALVKNKLKAVR; this is encoded by the coding sequence ATGTGTCAGGGGAATATATCTGTAGATTTAAAAAAGAGTTGCGGCTGTGAACCAGAATCTGATAAAGGAATTCCAAACAAAGAGGAGTTGCTTACACAGTTAAAGGAATACAAAAGAAATCTGGAATCGGAACTTGCACTAGTCAAAAACAAATTAAAGGCTGTTCGATAA